The Sorangiineae bacterium MSr11367 genome window below encodes:
- a CDS encoding amino acid adenylation domain-containing protein: MKTKKDIESILHLSPLQEGLLFHAIADKAADPYFTQTGFVLEGKLDPEAFARAWQTVVDRHAILRTCFAWEGIAKPVQVVRKAVAISLQSHDWRGRSERAREEDFAAFLAEDRRAGFDFLKPPLMRLALLRIADDAWYFVNSHHHILLDGWSFALVLREALVAYHALVAKTPLDLPPARPYREYLGWVKARNEADAEAFWRGAMAGFHTPTTLPADALPGRALEDDAFPHAERELRFSSAQTEALVACARSHRITLNTLVQGAWSCLLHRHGGEPEVVFGSTVSGRPPDLAGSDSIVGLLINTLPIRVSVADDEPLGPWLQRLQDRNSELRQHEWTPLSQLQRWSEVPGGQALFESIVVFDSYPEEDVAEMPTELRVRALPRPSRPAGDAILTAGRNNYPLSLIVEPTSELRLILCYERRRFTHEGASRLLTQCATLLEAMAARPQARLGELPLMSERERQRILVDWNATEALAPATMSVHELFEAEAQRRPDTLAVVCEYARLSYRELDARANRLAHRLRALGVGTEDRVALCVERSVEMIIGLLGVLKAGAAYVPLDPKFPRERRRDIALDSGARVVIAKADADFGEGVTLLDPAEASLAAEPSSRLSIERRPGQLAYLIYTSGSTGRPKGVAVEHRQLVNYVRGVLGRLPLAESTSMALVSTVAADLGHTSLFGALCSGRTLHVLADERIFDPDRMAEYMRHHAVDGLKIVPSHLTGLLEAKDPERVLPRRCLVIGGEAASAELVEKIHALAPDCRIVNHYGPTETTVGTLTWEVPQDGNRTTASLPIGRPLPNTQAYILDQNLQPVPVGVPGELYIGGAGVARGYHDRSRLTAERFLPDPFGTTPGGRLYRTGDRARYRSDGAIEFLGRTDHQIKLRGYRIELGEIESALREEPNVREAVVVVHDDAGSKRLVAYVAGADIEPTTLLGSLGRRLPDYMLPSVLVPLASLPLTPNGKIDRAALPALGQTAAADPDAFVAPRNEVETILAHVWADVLGKERVSIHDNFFGLGGDSIRSLQVIARANQRGIKLTPKQLFEHPTVAKASEVAVVKKAAAPALPAPPAPEPPKANLSGLTPEELDRLLPDPASIEDVYPLSPMQQGMLFHTLLNPSSGVYLMQQQYTWSGPLDVPLLIEAWQSVIDRHPMMRTSFAWQDLERPLQIVRRVNAADVILVQDLREMPEAERQASIDETLEAELRAGLDMTRAPLMRIRLFRLADETYRIVRSFHHILTDDWCFSVLMMECLNFYGALRSKQSISLPMPRPYRDYIAWLDGRDLAAGEQFWRQELRGFSAPTRLGVERILKEDVEPADTMGDAFIELSPSASQEIAAFAQRHQLTVNTLVQGAWALLLSRYSGNRDVLFGVTVAGRPTELPGVESIVGLFINTLPLRVQVSPERGIVPWLQELLTHNYRIRQFEYPPLVQMQQWSELPNGQSLFNSLVVFENAPLDPRLGEQVGDVQLSFEHDRVHTNYPMTVVAYPGARLGVRLSYDERCFDDAAVRRMLDHLGRALEDMVRHEGGRLGDIALLGDAEQQRLLVDWNSTAGEAPPAASYVSIFEAQVRKTPDADAVSCRGRRLTYSGLNRAADRVAGALRAEGVGPDGIVAVLEERDIDLVVAAVGVLKVGGVYLPLDPSHPSSRLAQVIATSRARVVLTSEAWAPALSDALARLPEGERPRLVLREKLAAHATDATNAAGPGHLAYVIYTSGSTGTPKGAMVEHAGMLNNVWGKVPSLSLTPRDVVGQTASQCFDISVWQLLSALLCGARVHIVPGDVVADPQRLLEEAEAEGITILELVPSLLREIVQAQASTKVLTRLRWMLPTGEALTPDLCRKWFERFPHVPLMNAYGPAECADDVALHVLTAALPSDATHVPIGRSVPHVQLHVLVGDALAPIGAIGELCVGGIGVGRGYIHDPRRTAEVFVPDPFRQEPGARMYRTGDLARRLEDGTLEFIGRRDHQVKVRGFRIELGEIEVRLAEHPGVHATAVLVRAEQLVAYVATGALSQGEPPTGAQLREFLRETLPDYMVPVRFVFLPELPLTPNGKVDRQALPSPDVAAEGATAAIELPRTPTEDVLAGIWGEVLGRERVGIDESFFELGGHSLLATRVVSRVRHAFGVELPLRSLFDHPTVAELARDIDARRTADLVKAPPLVSVPRDNPLPLSFAQQRLWFLAQLEPDSAEYNMTAAVRVTGDLDLALFERSLAALLARHEALRTSFAPNNGEPVQVIAEGAKVPFEAFDLSDTPASEQEARVQRIAAEHAGRPFDLGRAPVIRVAAAKLGAGEHVLVLVVHHIVADGWSMSVLVGELAELYDAERSARPSTLRSLPIQYADFAVWQREWMRGPVREAHLGYWRQRLQDPPPALDLRPDHVPVGAPTYRGARFEMDIEPELAEALRNLGRQHGATLFMTLLAAFEVLLFQRTGQTDLLIGTDVAGRSGVETEGLIGFFVNLLVLRTDLGGAPTFRELLGRVRATTLDAYAHQDLPFEQVVDAVRAPRIPGRHPLVQTLFVMQNTPSSDLELPGLRFRAMDLEWDAARFDLALFVEETSEGTVGVWKYRADLFEATTIEAMATSLLGILRRVAAEPESRITALVATEPKERAKRSRALPAGGLKSFKRATDAFITTRLAKPTETMPLVVEPARRDVDLAAWAQAERTFVEEKLLHHGALLFRGFGLTSVGDFENVARSVCGELFGEYGDLPREKAGKDVYGSTPYPADKAILFHNESSHLPRWPLKQWFFCTQASPEGGATPIVDCRRLHEALSPELRARFQRLGLLYVRNFTPGYDVSWQDFFHTSEPMVVEERCRVSGMRCDWMDGGRLRISQRGPAVLQHPKTRESVFFNQIQLHHPAYLEAPVRESLLAMLGERWLPRHVTYGDGSPIEEETTRVLGELYERYAVRNPWQSGDLLMLDNMLVAHGRDPFKGPRKIVVAMGQMVSHADVEVTP, translated from the coding sequence ATGAAAACGAAAAAGGACATCGAGTCGATTCTTCATCTATCCCCCCTTCAGGAGGGATTGCTCTTCCACGCGATCGCGGACAAAGCGGCCGACCCTTATTTCACGCAAACGGGCTTCGTGCTGGAGGGCAAACTCGATCCGGAGGCCTTCGCCCGGGCGTGGCAGACCGTGGTGGATCGGCACGCGATCCTTCGAACGTGCTTCGCCTGGGAAGGCATTGCCAAGCCGGTGCAGGTCGTCCGCAAGGCGGTGGCCATTTCCCTGCAGTCCCACGACTGGCGCGGGCGAAGTGAACGCGCCCGCGAAGAAGACTTCGCCGCATTCCTGGCCGAGGACCGCCGGGCCGGTTTCGATTTTCTCAAGCCGCCGTTGATGCGCCTTGCACTCCTTCGCATCGCGGACGACGCCTGGTACTTCGTCAACAGCCACCACCACATCTTGCTCGACGGATGGAGCTTCGCCCTCGTCCTGCGGGAAGCGCTCGTCGCGTACCATGCCTTGGTCGCCAAGACGCCGCTGGACCTTCCGCCGGCCCGGCCTTACCGCGAGTACCTCGGGTGGGTCAAAGCTCGGAACGAAGCGGACGCCGAGGCATTCTGGCGCGGCGCCATGGCCGGCTTCCACACGCCGACGACGCTCCCCGCCGATGCCCTGCCCGGCCGTGCGCTGGAGGACGACGCGTTTCCGCATGCCGAGCGCGAACTTCGCTTCTCGAGCGCCCAGACCGAGGCCCTCGTGGCCTGCGCGCGCAGCCATCGCATCACGCTGAACACCTTGGTGCAGGGCGCGTGGTCGTGCCTTCTGCATCGCCATGGCGGCGAGCCCGAGGTGGTCTTCGGGTCCACCGTGTCGGGCCGGCCCCCGGATCTGGCGGGCTCGGACAGCATCGTCGGTCTGCTCATCAACACTTTGCCCATCCGGGTTTCCGTCGCGGACGATGAGCCGCTGGGCCCTTGGCTGCAACGGCTGCAAGATCGCAACAGCGAGCTACGCCAGCACGAGTGGACACCGCTGTCGCAGTTGCAGCGCTGGAGCGAGGTGCCCGGTGGGCAGGCGCTCTTCGAGAGCATCGTCGTCTTCGACAGCTACCCCGAGGAGGACGTCGCCGAAATGCCCACGGAGCTTCGCGTCCGCGCGTTGCCCAGGCCAAGCCGCCCCGCCGGCGACGCCATTCTCACGGCCGGGCGAAACAACTATCCGCTGTCCCTCATCGTCGAGCCCACGAGCGAGCTAAGGCTCATTCTTTGTTACGAGCGACGCCGCTTCACGCACGAAGGCGCGTCCCGCCTGCTCACGCAGTGCGCGACCTTGCTCGAGGCGATGGCGGCGCGGCCGCAGGCGCGCTTGGGCGAACTGCCGCTCATGAGCGAACGCGAACGCCAGCGGATCCTCGTCGACTGGAACGCGACGGAGGCGCTGGCCCCCGCGACGATGAGCGTCCACGAGCTGTTCGAGGCCGAGGCCCAACGGCGACCCGACACCCTCGCCGTCGTGTGCGAGTATGCGCGCCTCTCCTACCGCGAGCTCGATGCGCGGGCGAATCGATTGGCGCACCGTCTGCGCGCGCTCGGCGTCGGCACGGAGGACCGGGTTGCCCTTTGCGTCGAGCGCTCGGTGGAGATGATCATCGGATTGCTCGGCGTGCTCAAGGCTGGTGCAGCCTACGTGCCGCTCGACCCGAAATTCCCCCGTGAGCGGCGCAGGGACATCGCGCTCGACAGCGGCGCGCGCGTGGTCATCGCGAAGGCCGACGCCGACTTCGGCGAGGGGGTGACGCTCCTGGACCCGGCGGAGGCTTCCCTCGCCGCCGAGCCGTCTTCGCGGCTTTCGATCGAGCGTCGCCCCGGCCAATTGGCCTACCTCATTTACACCTCCGGCTCGACGGGTCGCCCCAAAGGCGTCGCCGTGGAGCACCGCCAGCTCGTGAACTACGTGCGCGGCGTGCTGGGCCGCCTTCCCCTGGCCGAGAGCACCAGCATGGCGCTCGTATCGACGGTCGCGGCGGATCTGGGGCACACGTCGCTGTTCGGTGCACTCTGCTCGGGGCGCACCTTGCACGTGCTCGCCGACGAGCGAATCTTCGACCCCGATCGCATGGCGGAGTACATGCGCCACCACGCGGTGGATGGCCTCAAGATCGTGCCGAGCCACCTCACGGGTCTTCTCGAGGCGAAAGACCCCGAGCGGGTGCTGCCGCGTCGCTGCCTCGTGATCGGCGGCGAGGCTGCCAGCGCGGAGCTCGTGGAAAAGATTCACGCGCTCGCGCCCGATTGCCGCATCGTCAACCACTATGGCCCGACCGAAACCACCGTGGGCACGCTCACCTGGGAAGTCCCCCAGGATGGAAACCGCACGACGGCATCGCTCCCCATCGGCCGTCCTCTTCCCAACACGCAGGCGTACATCCTCGACCAGAACCTGCAGCCCGTGCCGGTCGGCGTGCCCGGGGAACTCTACATCGGCGGCGCCGGTGTGGCGCGTGGTTACCACGATCGCAGCCGCCTGACCGCCGAGCGGTTCCTCCCCGATCCTTTTGGCACGACCCCCGGCGGGCGCTTGTACCGCACCGGCGATCGGGCGCGTTACCGGAGCGACGGGGCCATCGAGTTCTTGGGGCGAACGGACCATCAAATCAAATTGCGCGGCTACCGCATCGAGCTCGGTGAAATCGAATCGGCCCTTCGCGAAGAGCCGAACGTGCGCGAGGCCGTCGTCGTGGTGCACGACGACGCAGGCTCGAAGCGGCTCGTGGCCTATGTGGCCGGTGCCGACATCGAACCAACCACGCTGCTCGGGTCGCTGGGCCGCCGGCTCCCGGATTACATGCTCCCGAGCGTGCTGGTGCCGCTCGCGTCGCTGCCGCTCACGCCCAATGGCAAAATCGACCGCGCCGCCCTCCCCGCGCTTGGCCAGACGGCGGCAGCGGATCCCGATGCCTTCGTGGCCCCCCGCAACGAGGTCGAGACCATCCTCGCGCACGTTTGGGCCGATGTTCTCGGCAAGGAACGGGTCAGCATCCACGACAATTTCTTTGGCCTGGGTGGCGACTCCATCCGAAGCCTGCAGGTCATTGCACGCGCCAACCAGCGCGGCATCAAGCTGACGCCGAAGCAGCTTTTCGAGCACCCGACCGTGGCCAAAGCCTCCGAGGTGGCCGTCGTCAAGAAGGCCGCAGCGCCCGCACTTCCGGCGCCCCCAGCCCCAGAGCCGCCCAAGGCGAACCTCAGTGGTCTCACCCCCGAGGAGCTCGATCGCCTTCTGCCCGATCCCGCGAGCATCGAAGACGTCTACCCGCTGTCGCCGATGCAGCAAGGGATGCTCTTTCATACGCTGCTCAACCCGAGCTCGGGCGTGTACTTGATGCAGCAGCAGTACACGTGGAGCGGTCCGCTCGACGTCCCCCTCCTCATCGAGGCCTGGCAAAGCGTCATCGACCGGCATCCGATGATGAGGACCTCGTTCGCGTGGCAGGACCTCGAGCGGCCGCTCCAAATCGTTCGCCGCGTCAACGCCGCGGACGTCATCCTCGTGCAGGACCTGCGCGAAATGCCCGAGGCCGAGCGGCAGGCGTCCATCGACGAGACCCTCGAGGCCGAGCTTCGCGCGGGGCTCGACATGACCCGCGCACCGCTCATGCGGATCCGGCTCTTTCGTCTGGCCGACGAGACGTACCGCATCGTGCGGAGCTTCCATCACATTCTCACCGACGACTGGTGCTTCTCGGTGCTCATGATGGAGTGCCTCAACTTCTACGGTGCGCTGCGTTCGAAGCAGTCGATCTCCTTGCCGATGCCGCGCCCGTACCGAGACTACATCGCGTGGCTCGATGGTCGCGATTTGGCCGCGGGCGAGCAGTTCTGGCGCCAAGAGCTCCGCGGCTTCTCCGCCCCGACGCGGCTCGGTGTGGAACGCATCCTCAAAGAGGACGTGGAGCCCGCCGACACCATGGGCGACGCGTTCATCGAACTATCACCATCGGCCAGCCAGGAGATCGCGGCGTTTGCGCAGCGCCACCAGCTCACCGTGAACACGCTGGTCCAGGGTGCGTGGGCGCTGCTTTTGAGCCGCTACAGCGGCAACCGGGACGTGCTCTTCGGGGTGACCGTGGCCGGCCGCCCCACCGAGCTGCCCGGCGTCGAATCCATCGTTGGATTGTTCATCAATACATTGCCGCTCCGGGTGCAGGTATCGCCCGAGCGTGGGATCGTGCCCTGGCTGCAAGAGCTTCTGACGCACAATTACCGAATACGCCAATTCGAATATCCGCCGCTCGTACAGATGCAACAGTGGAGCGAATTGCCCAATGGGCAATCGCTGTTCAACAGCTTGGTGGTCTTCGAAAATGCGCCACTCGATCCCCGGCTGGGCGAGCAGGTGGGCGATGTTCAGCTTTCCTTCGAGCACGATCGCGTTCACACGAATTACCCGATGACCGTCGTGGCCTATCCGGGCGCCCGGCTCGGCGTGCGGCTTTCGTACGACGAGCGATGCTTCGACGACGCGGCGGTCCGACGGATGCTCGATCATCTGGGTCGAGCCCTCGAGGACATGGTTCGACATGAGGGCGGTCGCCTCGGCGATATCGCACTTCTCGGCGACGCCGAGCAGCAACGGTTGCTCGTCGATTGGAACTCCACCGCCGGTGAGGCGCCCCCCGCGGCCTCGTATGTTTCGATCTTCGAAGCCCAGGTTCGAAAGACGCCGGATGCCGATGCCGTCTCCTGCCGCGGGCGCCGTCTCACGTACTCCGGTTTGAACCGTGCGGCCGATCGCGTGGCGGGTGCGCTTCGTGCGGAAGGAGTAGGCCCGGACGGCATCGTGGCCGTTCTCGAGGAGCGCGACATCGACCTCGTCGTGGCCGCGGTCGGTGTGCTCAAGGTCGGCGGTGTCTATCTGCCGCTCGACCCATCGCATCCTTCGTCGCGCCTGGCGCAGGTCATCGCGACGAGTCGCGCTCGGGTGGTGTTGACGTCGGAGGCGTGGGCTCCCGCGCTCTCGGACGCTCTGGCCCGTCTCCCCGAGGGCGAGCGACCGCGGCTCGTCCTCCGCGAAAAGCTCGCGGCCCATGCCACCGACGCAACCAACGCAGCCGGGCCGGGGCACCTCGCGTACGTGATTTACACCAGCGGATCGACCGGAACGCCGAAGGGCGCCATGGTGGAGCACGCGGGAATGCTCAACAACGTGTGGGGCAAGGTTCCTTCGCTGTCGCTCACGCCGCGCGACGTCGTCGGGCAAACGGCATCGCAGTGCTTCGATATTTCCGTGTGGCAGCTTCTGTCGGCGCTGCTTTGCGGTGCGCGCGTGCACATCGTTCCCGGCGACGTGGTGGCCGATCCCCAGCGGCTGCTCGAGGAGGCCGAGGCCGAGGGCATCACCATCCTCGAATTGGTTCCGTCCCTGCTGCGCGAAATCGTGCAGGCACAAGCTTCGACCAAGGTGCTCACGCGCCTGCGTTGGATGCTTCCGACCGGCGAGGCCCTCACCCCCGATCTGTGCCGCAAGTGGTTCGAGCGGTTCCCGCACGTTCCCCTCATGAATGCCTACGGCCCCGCAGAGTGCGCCGACGATGTGGCGCTCCACGTGCTGACCGCCGCGCTGCCATCCGACGCGACGCATGTCCCCATCGGGCGCTCCGTGCCCCATGTGCAGCTTCACGTCCTCGTGGGCGACGCGCTCGCGCCCATCGGGGCCATCGGCGAGCTTTGCGTCGGGGGCATCGGTGTCGGGCGCGGGTACATCCACGACCCGCGGCGAACGGCCGAGGTGTTCGTGCCCGACCCATTCCGCCAAGAGCCCGGTGCGCGCATGTACCGCACCGGCGATCTCGCGCGCAGGCTCGAGGACGGCACCCTGGAATTCATCGGGCGACGCGATCATCAGGTCAAGGTCCGCGGCTTCCGCATCGAGCTCGGCGAAATCGAGGTGCGCCTCGCGGAGCACCCGGGGGTTCACGCCACCGCCGTGCTCGTGCGCGCAGAACAGCTCGTGGCCTACGTCGCCACCGGCGCGCTTTCGCAGGGCGAGCCGCCCACCGGCGCGCAGCTGCGCGAGTTTCTCCGGGAGACGTTGCCCGATTACATGGTGCCGGTCAGGTTCGTTTTCCTGCCCGAGCTGCCGCTCACCCCCAATGGCAAGGTGGATCGTCAGGCCCTTCCCTCGCCCGACGTGGCCGCGGAGGGCGCCACGGCGGCGATCGAGCTGCCGCGCACGCCGACGGAGGACGTCCTCGCGGGCATCTGGGGCGAGGTTCTCGGCCGCGAACGCGTCGGCATCGACGAGAGCTTCTTCGAGCTCGGCGGGCACTCGCTCTTGGCCACGCGCGTCGTTTCGCGCGTGCGCCATGCCTTCGGCGTCGAATTGCCGCTACGCAGCCTCTTCGACCATCCCACGGTGGCGGAGCTCGCGCGCGACATCGATGCGCGACGTACGGCGGATTTGGTCAAAGCGCCGCCGCTCGTTTCGGTACCGAGGGACAACCCGCTCCCGCTGTCGTTTGCCCAGCAGCGACTGTGGTTCCTCGCGCAGCTGGAACCCGACAGCGCCGAGTACAACATGACCGCCGCCGTTCGCGTGACGGGCGATCTCGATTTGGCTCTTTTCGAGCGAAGCCTCGCGGCGCTCCTCGCGCGGCACGAGGCCCTGCGCACGTCCTTCGCGCCGAACAATGGCGAGCCGGTGCAGGTCATCGCGGAAGGCGCCAAGGTTCCCTTCGAGGCATTCGACCTTTCGGATACGCCGGCCTCGGAACAAGAGGCTCGCGTGCAGCGCATCGCCGCCGAGCATGCGGGCCGGCCGTTCGATCTCGGCCGGGCGCCGGTGATCCGCGTGGCCGCGGCGAAGCTCGGTGCGGGGGAGCACGTCCTCGTCCTGGTCGTGCACCACATCGTGGCGGACGGCTGGTCCATGAGCGTGCTCGTGGGCGAGCTCGCGGAGCTGTACGATGCCGAGCGCTCGGCGCGTCCTTCGACGCTGCGTTCGCTGCCGATTCAATACGCGGACTTCGCCGTCTGGCAGCGGGAGTGGATGCGCGGACCGGTGCGCGAGGCGCACCTCGGCTACTGGAGGCAGCGTCTCCAGGATCCTCCGCCCGCCCTCGACCTGCGGCCCGACCACGTTCCCGTCGGTGCACCGACCTACCGCGGCGCGCGCTTCGAAATGGACATCGAGCCCGAGCTCGCCGAGGCGCTGCGGAACCTCGGACGGCAGCACGGTGCGACGCTGTTCATGACGTTGCTCGCCGCCTTCGAGGTTCTCCTCTTCCAGCGCACGGGCCAAACGGATCTCCTGATCGGAACCGACGTGGCGGGCCGCAGCGGTGTGGAGACCGAGGGGCTCATCGGCTTCTTCGTCAACCTGCTCGTCCTGCGGACGGATCTCGGCGGTGCGCCGACGTTCCGCGAGCTTCTCGGGCGTGTTCGCGCGACGACCCTGGACGCGTACGCGCACCAGGATTTGCCTTTCGAGCAAGTCGTCGATGCCGTGCGCGCGCCGCGCATTCCGGGGCGGCACCCGCTGGTGCAGACGTTGTTCGTGATGCAGAACACACCGTCGTCCGATCTGGAGCTGCCGGGGCTTCGGTTCCGTGCGATGGACCTCGAATGGGACGCGGCTCGGTTCGATCTCGCGTTGTTCGTCGAGGAAACGAGCGAGGGCACGGTGGGCGTTTGGAAGTACCGCGCCGATCTGTTCGAGGCGACGACCATCGAGGCCATGGCCACGTCGTTGCTCGGCATCTTGCGGCGCGTCGCGGCCGAGCCCGAGAGCCGCATCACGGCCCTCGTGGCCACGGAGCCGAAGGAGCGCGCCAAACGGAGTCGGGCGCTTCCGGCGGGAGGGCTCAAGAGCTTCAAGCGCGCGACGGACGCGTTCATCACCACGCGCCTCGCCAAGCCCACCGAGACGATGCCGCTGGTCGTCGAGCCGGCCCGGCGCGACGTGGATCTCGCGGCGTGGGCGCAGGCGGAGCGCACCTTCGTCGAGGAGAAGCTGCTCCACCATGGCGCGCTGCTGTTCCGCGGCTTCGGGCTGACGTCCGTCGGAGACTTCGAGAACGTGGCGCGGAGCGTATGCGGCGAGCTGTTCGGCGAGTACGGCGACTTGCCCCGGGAGAAGGCCGGCAAGGACGTGTACGGCTCCACACCGTATCCGGCCGACAAGGCCATTCTCTTCCACAACGAGAGCTCGCACCTGCCGCGCTGGCCACTCAAGCAGTGGTTCTTCTGCACGCAAGCTTCCCCGGAAGGCGGCGCCACGCCCATCGTCGACTGCCGCCGTCTTCACGAGGCGCTCTCGCCCGAGCTCCGCGCACGCTTTCAGCGATTGGGCCTTCTCTACGTGCGCAACTTCACCCCCGGCTACGACGTGAGCTGGCAGGACTTCTTCCACACGAGCGAGCCGATGGTGGTGGAGGAGCGTTGCCGGGTGAGCGGCATGCGCTGCGATTGGATGGACGGCGGGCGGCTGCGTATCAGCCAGCGCGGCCCGGCGGTGCTTCAGCATCCCAAGACGCGCGAGTCGGTCTTCTTCAATCAGATTCAGCTCCACCACCCCGCGTACCTGGAAGCACCCGTGCGGGAGTCGCTCTTGGCCATGCTCGGTGAGCGGTGGTTGCCGCGTCATGTCACCTACGGCGACGGTTCCCCCATCGAGGAAGAGACCACACGCGTGCTCGGGGAACTTTATGAGAGGTACGCCGTGCGCAATCCATGGCAGAGCGGCGACTTGCTGATGCTCGACAACATGCTCGTGGCCCACGGCCGCGATCCCTTCAAGGGCCCACGCAAGATCGTGGTGGCCATGGGCCAGATGGTGTCGCATGCCGACGTGGAGGTGACCCCGTGA